From the genome of Virgibacillus proomii, one region includes:
- the spoIIIAF gene encoding stage III sporulation protein AF, with product MEIVIQWVTQIIIFILLATVIDLLIPASSFKKYIKLVVGFILILILLKPIFFLFQIDVQHALEASISKLDRNSQQVESMENLIESQKNEIEGTQDAYILEQMAVQLKQIAKEPLKEGFQTEIKDIEFRFTHQGENTFENLDEVIVYLTESNNDGEGAVRVVDDVVIYSDSPNTSKEDKKLQEIEAVLNEVWEMDKKKLILQWEGGPS from the coding sequence TTGGAAATAGTTATTCAATGGGTGACACAAATTATCATATTTATTTTGCTTGCTACAGTCATTGACTTACTAATACCTGCTTCTTCATTTAAAAAATATATTAAGCTAGTCGTTGGCTTTATCCTTATTTTAATTTTATTAAAACCGATTTTTTTCTTATTTCAAATCGATGTCCAACATGCATTAGAAGCTTCTATATCAAAGCTTGATCGAAATTCACAGCAGGTAGAATCAATGGAAAATTTAATTGAATCACAAAAAAATGAAATAGAAGGGACACAAGATGCATATATTTTAGAACAAATGGCTGTCCAATTAAAACAAATTGCAAAAGAACCGCTCAAAGAGGGATTTCAAACAGAAATAAAAGATATCGAATTCCGATTTACTCATCAAGGAGAAAACACGTTTGAGAACTTGGATGAAGTCATTGTTTATTTAACTGAATCAAATAATGATGGGGAGGGAGCAGTGAGAGTAGTTGATGATGTTGTAATTTATTCAGACAGCCCAAATACGTCAAAAGAAGATAAGAAGCTTCAAGAAATAGAGGCAGTGCTTAATGAGGTGTGGGAGATGGATAAGAAAAAATTGATACTACAGTGGGAGGGAGGTCCATCTTGA
- the spoIIIAE gene encoding stage III sporulation protein AE, with the protein MKYKFTITFIICTLSFFFLGQEPLAASTSEDDVQSGILDEISLEEVENHWNKISKEYGGYMPELEKTSVYEFIKEQESFSLKHTLIGFVQFLFHELILNGKLLGLLLMLTLFSVILQTMQHAFEASTVSKIAYFVVYIVLIFLALNSFYSAVTYAKDAIDSMSSFMIALLPLVLGLMASFGNVVTVSFFHPIIIFLVNSGGLIVSAVVLPLLFLAALLLIVSSLNENYQVTHLANLFKNVGLGILGVFFTIFLSVMSVQGAASAIQDGVAMKTAKFITGNFIPVVGRTMTDAADTVLSASLLLKNAVGIVGVIIILFIALFPALKIFAIAIIYKLAAAILQPIGDGPVITTLNTISKYIVFILASLLAVSFMFFLAIVIIIVASNLTLLLR; encoded by the coding sequence ATGAAATATAAATTTACAATCACGTTTATAATTTGTACATTATCCTTTTTCTTTCTGGGGCAAGAGCCGCTTGCAGCAAGTACTTCGGAGGACGACGTACAATCCGGTATATTAGATGAAATATCTTTAGAAGAAGTGGAAAATCACTGGAATAAGATTAGTAAAGAGTATGGCGGCTACATGCCTGAATTAGAAAAAACAAGTGTTTATGAGTTTATTAAAGAACAAGAATCATTTTCATTAAAACATACCCTTATTGGTTTTGTGCAATTTTTGTTCCATGAATTAATTTTAAACGGCAAACTACTAGGATTGCTTCTAATGTTAACCTTATTCTCAGTTATCCTACAGACAATGCAGCATGCATTTGAGGCAAGTACAGTAAGTAAAATTGCCTATTTTGTTGTCTACATCGTACTTATATTTTTAGCATTAAATAGTTTTTATTCTGCTGTAACCTATGCAAAGGATGCAATAGATAGTATGAGCAGCTTTATGATTGCATTGTTACCACTCGTTCTTGGCTTAATGGCTTCATTTGGTAATGTTGTAACTGTATCTTTTTTCCATCCGATCATCATTTTTCTGGTTAATTCTGGAGGCTTAATTGTTTCAGCTGTTGTTTTACCTTTATTGTTTCTAGCTGCGTTATTGCTAATAGTAAGTAGTCTAAATGAAAATTATCAAGTGACACACTTAGCAAATTTGTTTAAAAATGTAGGATTAGGTATACTTGGTGTTTTTTTCACTATTTTTCTTAGTGTGATGTCCGTACAGGGAGCTGCCAGTGCTATTCAAGATGGTGTAGCGATGAAAACCGCTAAATTTATAACCGGCAATTTCATTCCAGTAGTCGGTCGAACAATGACGGATGCAGCGGATACTGTATTAAGCGCTTCTTTATTATTAAAAAACGCAGTAGGTATTGTCGGGGTAATTATCATATTATTTATTGCACTTTTCCCTGCTTTAAAAATTTTTGCTATTGCGATCATTTATAAACTGGCAGCGGCAATATTACAACCAATTGGTGACGGGCCAGTCATTACAACATTAAATACGATTAGTAAATATATCGTCTTTATCCTGGCTTCTCTACTTGCCGTTTCCTTCATGTTTTTTTTAGCAATTGTCATCATTATAGTAGCAAGTAATCTGACACTGCTTTTACGATAG
- the spoIIIAD gene encoding stage III sporulation protein AD yields MEILQIVTLGIVATLLFLILKNVNQTFAFFVILITGIIIFISVIQQINSIFQLIKTLGTKAQVDGMYLETILKIIGIAYIAELGASITKDAGLTSVASKIELAGKIFILLLAIPIITAVIEAILRFIPAA; encoded by the coding sequence ATGGAGATTTTACAAATTGTAACATTGGGGATAGTTGCTACGTTGCTATTTCTTATTTTGAAAAATGTAAATCAAACCTTTGCTTTCTTCGTTATCTTGATTACCGGAATAATAATTTTCATATCCGTTATACAACAGATTAACAGTATTTTTCAATTGATTAAAACATTAGGTACAAAAGCGCAAGTAGATGGGATGTATTTGGAAACTATCTTAAAAATTATTGGTATTGCCTATATAGCTGAGTTAGGTGCAAGTATTACAAAGGATGCGGGTCTTACATCCGTAGCTAGCAAGATTGAATTAGCAGGTAAAATATTCATTTTGCTTCTAGCTATTCCGATTATTACGGCTGTGATTGAAGCTATTTTAAGATTTATACCTGCAGCATAG
- the spoIIIAC gene encoding stage III sporulation protein AC produces the protein MLTDATILFQIAGIGIIVALIHTILKQMGKEEIAQFATLIGFIIVLVLVIDGLSELFQQIKSVFLFQG, from the coding sequence ATGTTAACAGACGCTACTATTTTATTTCAGATTGCTGGAATAGGTATTATTGTTGCATTAATCCATACGATCTTAAAACAAATGGGTAAGGAAGAAATAGCACAATTTGCAACTTTGATCGGATTTATCATTGTCCTTGTACTAGTTATTGATGGTTTATCTGAACTATTTCAGCAGATAAAATCTGTATTTCTATTTCAAGGGTAA
- the spoIIIAB gene encoding stage III sporulation protein SpoIIIAB has translation MVWLGALMLIATTTWVGFEWSSRLANRPKHIRQVKNALQILEAEMMYSQLPLQEAFHAIKKQTPFPIHAFFDRLYKNMHQESKDFKIVWANSLDELMDISCLGKNEKEILMQFGQTLGQHDFNQQQKHIYLARSHLERELENANDQYEKYGRMAKSLGVLCGLFIVLLLL, from the coding sequence ATGGTTTGGTTAGGAGCGCTTATGTTAATTGCAACGACAACATGGGTTGGATTTGAGTGGAGCAGTCGCTTGGCCAATAGGCCGAAGCATATTAGACAAGTGAAAAATGCATTACAAATCTTAGAGGCAGAAATGATGTATAGTCAACTGCCATTACAGGAAGCTTTTCATGCCATTAAAAAACAAACCCCTTTTCCCATCCATGCATTTTTTGATCGTCTTTATAAAAATATGCATCAAGAAAGTAAAGACTTTAAAATCGTTTGGGCCAACAGTTTAGATGAATTGATGGATATTTCCTGTCTAGGAAAAAATGAAAAAGAAATTTTAATGCAGTTTGGACAAACACTAGGTCAGCATGATTTTAATCAACAGCAAAAACATATTTATTTGGCTAGAAGTCATCTCGAACGTGAATTGGAAAATGCCAATGATCAGTATGAAAAATATGGAAGAATGGCAAAAAGCTTAGGTGTGTTATGCGGTTTATTTATCGTATTACTGCTTCTATAG
- the spoIIIAA gene encoding stage III sporulation protein AA, translated as MNEISRLFPNQLQTELDRALTNRWEHLQEIRLRLQQPIELIFNQSHEQLVYLKPDKHDFVHIIQQLSDYSLYRMEEELREGYMTIEGGHRVGLAGKVNTLNGSVKAIQYITFLNIRIAKQKIGAASKLMPYLYNRGYKNTLIIGAPQTGKTTLIRDIARIISSGSNQVSPLKVGVIDERSEIAASINGVPQHDLGTRTDVMDACPKAEGMMMMIRSMSPEVLIVDEIGGNKDVEALLEALHAGVVVICTVHGYTLDELKRRPAIKRLLTQGIFQRFVLLHRTSIPGSSYTIYDENERNMLQQKSGV; from the coding sequence ATGAATGAGATCAGCCGGCTATTTCCAAATCAACTACAAACAGAATTAGATAGAGCTCTTACTAATAGATGGGAACATTTACAAGAAATTCGCTTACGTTTACAACAACCGATCGAGCTTATTTTCAATCAGTCGCATGAACAATTAGTTTATTTAAAGCCGGACAAGCATGATTTTGTCCACATTATTCAGCAATTAAGTGATTATTCTTTATACCGCATGGAAGAAGAACTACGAGAAGGCTATATGACAATTGAAGGTGGGCATAGAGTCGGCTTAGCTGGAAAGGTAAACACGTTAAATGGATCTGTGAAAGCTATCCAATATATCACTTTTTTAAATATTCGTATTGCTAAACAAAAAATCGGAGCTGCTAGTAAGTTAATGCCTTATTTATATAATAGAGGTTATAAGAATACATTAATTATAGGGGCACCACAAACCGGAAAGACAACGTTAATTCGTGATATAGCAAGGATAATTTCATCTGGTTCGAATCAAGTGTCGCCACTTAAAGTCGGAGTGATTGATGAACGTTCGGAAATTGCGGCTTCCATCAATGGTGTTCCTCAACATGATTTAGGGACAAGAACAGATGTGATGGATGCCTGTCCTAAAGCCGAAGGAATGATGATGATGATCCGTTCCATGTCACCGGAAGTACTGATTGTTGATGAAATTGGCGGCAATAAAGATGTGGAAGCATTATTAGAAGCACTACATGCTGGAGTCGTTGTCATCTGCACGGTACATGGTTATACACTAGATGAATTAAAGCGCAGACCAGCTATAAAGCGGTTGCTTACACAAGGAATCTTTCAGCGCTTTGTTTTATTACACCGTACATCTATACCTGGGAGTTCATATACGATTTATGATGAAAACGAGAGAAATATGCTGCAACAAAAATCGGGGGTCTAA
- the efp gene encoding elongation factor P, with protein MISVNDFKTGLTIEVDNDIWQVMEFQHVKPGKGAAFVRSKLRNLRSGNIQEKTFRAGEKVAKAHIETKKMQYLYASGDMHAFMDTNTYEQIELSSSQIEHELKFMKENMEVSIVMYGGEILGVQLPNNVELEVVETEPGIKGDTASGGSKPATLETGHTLQVPFFINQGDIIVVSTSDGKYVSRANK; from the coding sequence ATGATTTCAGTTAATGATTTTAAGACAGGATTAACCATAGAAGTAGATAATGATATCTGGCAAGTAATGGAATTTCAACATGTAAAACCAGGAAAAGGTGCAGCATTTGTCAGATCAAAGCTTAGAAACTTGCGTAGTGGAAATATCCAAGAGAAAACGTTTCGTGCTGGGGAAAAAGTTGCGAAAGCACATATTGAAACGAAAAAAATGCAATATTTATATGCTTCTGGTGATATGCACGCATTTATGGATACAAATACGTATGAACAAATTGAGCTTTCCAGCAGTCAAATAGAACATGAATTGAAATTTATGAAAGAAAATATGGAAGTATCGATTGTTATGTATGGAGGGGAAATTCTTGGTGTACAACTTCCAAATAACGTAGAATTAGAAGTTGTAGAAACAGAACCAGGTATTAAAGGGGATACTGCAAGTGGTGGATCAAAGCCGGCTACATTAGAAACAGGGCACACCTTACAAGTTCCTTTCTTCATTAACCAAGGAGATATTATCGTAGTAAGTACTTCAGATGGAAAATATGTATCACGAGCTAATAAATAA
- a CDS encoding M24 family metallopeptidase, producing MSKLTKLRQTLEEKKLDGILVSSPINRRYITGFTGTAGTAIISQTDARFITDFRYTKQANEQIKDFKVIEYQDSLIEEIKNQLKEMNITHLGFEKEHVTYHQYEQFRDSFDVTLVPVSGMLEALRLIKTDDELAIMKQAAKIADDAFEHIQSFIKPGVREIDISNELEFFMRKQGATASSFDTIVASGERSALPHGVASNKKIQTGELVTLDYGALYKGYCSDITRTVAVGEINEQLHSIYHIVLEAQLRGVTAIKPGITGKEADAVTRDYITEQGYGKYFGHSTGHGLGMEVHEAPSLSFRSDKILDPGMVVTVEPGIYIPGVGGCRIEDDVVITKTGNERLTQAPKELIHL from the coding sequence ATGAGCAAGCTAACAAAATTACGGCAAACGCTTGAGGAGAAGAAGCTAGATGGTATCTTAGTATCTAGTCCCATTAATCGACGTTACATTACTGGATTTACTGGTACTGCCGGAACCGCCATCATTAGCCAGACGGATGCTCGTTTTATAACAGATTTTCGCTATACGAAACAAGCGAACGAACAGATTAAGGATTTTAAAGTAATTGAGTACCAGGATAGTCTAATCGAAGAAATTAAGAACCAACTAAAGGAAATGAATATTACTCATCTTGGGTTTGAGAAAGAGCATGTTACATATCATCAATATGAACAGTTTCGAGATTCATTTGATGTTACACTTGTTCCTGTCAGTGGTATGTTAGAAGCATTACGGTTAATTAAAACAGACGATGAATTAGCAATTATGAAACAAGCTGCTAAAATAGCAGATGATGCTTTTGAACATATTCAATCCTTTATTAAACCAGGTGTAAGAGAAATTGATATTTCAAATGAATTGGAATTTTTTATGCGTAAGCAAGGTGCCACAGCATCTAGTTTTGATACTATTGTAGCTTCTGGAGAACGATCTGCTTTACCACACGGTGTTGCCTCAAATAAAAAAATCCAAACGGGTGAACTGGTTACGCTAGATTACGGAGCATTATATAAAGGTTATTGTTCGGATATTACTCGAACGGTAGCGGTTGGCGAAATAAATGAGCAATTACATTCGATTTACCATATTGTACTCGAGGCTCAATTACGTGGTGTAACTGCTATTAAGCCTGGTATTACTGGAAAAGAAGCAGATGCGGTAACAAGAGATTATATTACAGAACAAGGGTATGGTAAATATTTCGGCCATTCTACCGGCCATGGGCTTGGAATGGAAGTGCATGAGGCTCCTTCTCTATCGTTTCGTTCTGATAAAATATTAGATCCAGGTATGGTAGTCACGGTAGAGCCGGGGATTTACATTCCTGGAGTTGGTGGTTGTAGGATTGAAGATGATGTTGTAATTACTAAAACAGGTAATGAACGACTTACACAAGCGCCAAAAGAATTAATTCATTTGTAA
- a CDS encoding YqhR family membrane protein — MAEQKKQLEQNQHETPMTILARSLLTGFIGGVFWSIFGTVLYYFNFSEVAPKSFILSSWIQAEWVDTWLGNVITIFIIGLLSIGTALIYYGLFKKINSMWVGAVFGILLWIVIFYIMNPIFSTVPPLTKLHMDTIASTSCLFILYGTFIGYSISYDYHDLQGSNNQSNNQKTEKV, encoded by the coding sequence ATGGCAGAGCAAAAGAAACAATTAGAGCAGAATCAACATGAAACCCCAATGACAATTCTAGCAAGATCTTTATTGACTGGTTTTATTGGCGGTGTCTTTTGGAGTATCTTTGGGACGGTTCTGTATTATTTTAATTTTTCTGAGGTTGCACCTAAATCTTTTATACTAAGTTCTTGGATTCAAGCAGAATGGGTTGATACATGGTTAGGAAATGTGATAACTATTTTTATTATTGGGTTGCTCTCAATTGGAACAGCGCTTATTTATTATGGACTATTTAAAAAAATTAACTCGATGTGGGTAGGTGCGGTTTTTGGGATTCTTTTATGGATTGTAATTTTTTACATCATGAATCCCATTTTTTCAACGGTACCACCACTAACTAAACTTCATATGGATACAATAGCATCTACAAGCTGTTTATTTATCTTGTACGGAACCTTTATCGGTTATTCCATTTCATATGATTATCATGATTTGCAAGGATCAAATAATCAATCAAATAATCAGAAGACAGAAAAGGTATAG
- a CDS encoding SA1362 family protein, which produces MKRRSISIPVYIILGLALVGLLSQLFTNTVSFINSIFISIGIGVALFSIFYFLFIRKRNSSNEMKKYRQAVKQSKAKYQRHQANKPAAVKGQSTISQQRKKRLKRAPHLRVIDGNKSTKKKDRASF; this is translated from the coding sequence ATGAAACGAAGATCTATTTCTATTCCAGTGTATATTATTCTTGGTTTAGCTCTAGTCGGTCTTTTATCACAGTTGTTTACCAATACTGTCAGCTTTATCAATAGCATTTTTATTTCAATTGGAATTGGAGTTGCTTTATTTTCCATCTTTTATTTCCTGTTTATTCGAAAACGAAATAGTTCCAATGAAATGAAAAAGTATCGTCAAGCCGTAAAACAATCGAAGGCAAAGTATCAACGTCACCAAGCCAACAAACCTGCTGCTGTGAAGGGTCAATCAACGATTTCTCAACAACGAAAAAAGCGACTTAAACGAGCCCCTCATTTACGTGTTATTGATGGGAATAAATCAACAAAGAAAAAGGATCGTGCTTCGTTCTAA
- a CDS encoding patatin-like phospholipase family protein, whose amino-acid sequence MRIDGVFSGGGVKAYAFIGVMKRIEEEGLAFERVAGTSAGAIIASLLAARYSYHDIRTLMEELNLKNLLDPPVITKWLPFTKWLFLYFQLGINKGNKLEGWIGEKLAVKHIYTFKDIHPDYLKVIASDISLGKLVVIPDDLERIYGIPPEHFPVATAIRMSAGFPYFFMPKKLSGKNKTKSLMVDGGLLSNFPLWVFGEDHNKRKRPVLGVKLSAASVHLKPRKIKTALAMFHALFLTMIEAHDSRYVSMSQANNIIFIPVENLESTDFNIDNDIKKKLIQAGYEQTSRFLRSWPR is encoded by the coding sequence ATGCGAATTGACGGAGTTTTTTCAGGTGGCGGAGTAAAGGCTTATGCCTTTATCGGAGTTATGAAGCGCATTGAGGAAGAAGGGCTGGCATTTGAGCGAGTAGCAGGAACATCAGCAGGTGCTATTATTGCTTCTTTACTTGCTGCACGCTACAGTTATCATGATATTCGCACATTAATGGAAGAGTTGAACCTAAAGAACCTTTTAGATCCTCCCGTAATTACAAAATGGCTACCATTTACAAAATGGTTGTTCTTATATTTTCAGCTTGGCATAAATAAAGGGAACAAATTAGAAGGATGGATTGGTGAAAAGCTAGCTGTTAAACATATATATACATTTAAAGATATTCATCCTGACTATTTAAAAGTAATAGCTAGTGATATTTCTTTAGGAAAGCTAGTAGTTATCCCAGACGATTTAGAACGAATTTATGGTATTCCACCTGAACATTTTCCTGTCGCAACAGCAATTCGGATGAGTGCAGGCTTCCCTTATTTTTTTATGCCTAAAAAGCTATCAGGCAAAAATAAAACAAAAAGTCTTATGGTCGATGGCGGCTTGTTAAGTAATTTTCCATTATGGGTTTTTGGAGAAGACCATAATAAACGCAAGCGCCCGGTTTTAGGTGTAAAATTAAGCGCAGCTTCTGTGCATTTAAAACCCCGAAAAATAAAAACGGCCTTGGCTATGTTTCATGCCTTATTTTTAACGATGATAGAAGCTCATGATAGTAGATATGTATCTATGTCACAAGCAAACAATATTATTTTTATTCCAGTAGAAAATTTGGAAAGCACGGACTTTAATATTGATAATGATATAAAGAAAAAGTTAATTCAAGCAGGTTATGAACAGACAAGTAGGTTTTTAAGGAGTTGGCCAAGATAA
- the mntR gene encoding transcriptional regulator MntR translates to MPTPSMEDYIEQIYNLMESKGYARVSDIAEELEVHPSSVTKMIQKLDRDDYLDYEKYRGFVLTKKGKKIGERLVFRHELLEEFLNIIGVDHENIYNDVEGIEHHLSWNSIDRIGDVVNYFKADEKRLAELKKIHQASEVESSK, encoded by the coding sequence ATGCCTACACCTAGTATGGAAGATTATATAGAGCAGATTTATAATTTAATGGAATCTAAAGGGTATGCCCGTGTCTCTGATATTGCAGAGGAACTAGAAGTTCATCCGTCTTCGGTTACAAAAATGATTCAAAAGTTAGATCGTGATGATTATTTAGACTATGAAAAATACCGCGGTTTTGTTTTAACAAAAAAGGGCAAAAAAATTGGCGAGCGACTCGTATTTCGTCATGAATTATTAGAAGAATTTTTAAATATAATCGGTGTGGATCATGAGAATATTTATAATGATGTAGAAGGAATTGAACATCATTTAAGTTGGAATTCAATTGATCGTATTGGTGATGTGGTCAATTATTTCAAAGCAGATGAGAAGCGTCTAGCAGAATTGAAGAAAATTCATCAAGCGTCTGAAGTTGAAAGCAGTAAATAA
- a CDS encoding rhodanese-like domain-containing protein, protein MEILVLLIVVFIAFLVFRYFRQRMYLKTLTEDQFREGYRKAQLIDVREPQEFKRGHILGARNIPVTQMKQRLVELRKDKPVYLYCQSGARAARAAQLLHKKGYKDISVLKGGFKKWTGKIKK, encoded by the coding sequence ATGGAAATTTTAGTTTTACTCATCGTTGTTTTCATAGCATTTCTAGTATTTCGTTATTTTAGACAGAGAATGTATTTGAAAACATTGACAGAAGATCAATTTCGTGAAGGATATCGTAAAGCACAACTGATAGATGTACGTGAACCACAAGAGTTTAAACGCGGACATATCTTAGGTGCGAGAAATATTCCCGTTACACAAATGAAACAACGATTAGTGGAATTGCGCAAAGACAAGCCTGTGTATCTTTATTGCCAAAGTGGTGCGCGAGCAGCTCGTGCCGCTCAACTTTTGCATAAAAAAGGTTATAAGGATATCAGTGTCTTAAAAGGCGGATTTAAAAAGTGGACAGGCAAAATTAAAAAATAA
- the gcvPB gene encoding aminomethyl-transferring glycine dehydrogenase subunit GcvPB — protein sequence MNRQDFPLIFERSKPGRTSYSLPELDVPDVDLEQELGETYIRKEAANLPEISELDLIRHYTALSTRNYGVDSGFYPLGSCTMKYNPKINEDVARMEGFSHIHPDQPESSVQGAMAMMYDLQQSLCEITGMDEVSLQSAAGAQGEWTALMMIRAFHEANGDYQRTKVIVPDSAHGTNPASATVAGFEAVTVQSNDQGLVDLEDLKRVVGPDTAALMLTNPNTLGLFETEIEEMAKIVHDAGGKMYYDGANLNAIMGYARPGDMGFDAVHLNLHKTFTGPHGGGGPGSGPVGVTEELKPFLPKPLLEKSGDRYLFKDDLPQSIGRVKPYYGNFGIYLRAYTYIRTMGAEGLKKVSEYAVLNANYLMRNLEKEYDLPFKQHCKHEFVLSGKRQKKLGVRTLDIAKRLLDYGYHPPTIYFPLNVEEALMIEPTETESKETLDGFIETMLQIAKEVREEPELVQEAPHHTIVKRMDETTAARKPILRYKPKSEV from the coding sequence ATGAATAGACAAGATTTTCCACTTATCTTTGAACGAAGCAAACCTGGAAGAACAAGCTACAGCTTACCAGAATTAGATGTACCTGATGTAGACTTGGAACAGGAGCTTGGAGAAACGTATATTCGTAAAGAAGCTGCTAATCTTCCGGAAATTAGTGAACTGGATTTGATAAGACATTATACTGCGCTCTCCACACGAAATTACGGAGTAGACTCGGGTTTTTATCCCCTGGGTTCATGTACAATGAAATACAACCCAAAGATTAATGAAGATGTCGCTCGAATGGAAGGCTTTAGCCATATTCATCCTGATCAGCCTGAAAGTAGTGTACAAGGTGCGATGGCAATGATGTATGATCTACAACAATCCTTATGTGAAATTACAGGTATGGATGAAGTTTCTTTGCAATCTGCTGCTGGAGCGCAAGGCGAATGGACAGCATTAATGATGATTCGTGCTTTTCATGAAGCAAATGGTGATTATCAGCGTACAAAAGTAATCGTGCCGGATTCAGCACATGGAACCAACCCAGCCTCTGCTACTGTTGCCGGATTTGAAGCAGTAACTGTCCAATCCAATGATCAAGGATTAGTTGATTTAGAAGATTTAAAACGAGTAGTTGGTCCAGATACAGCAGCACTTATGTTAACGAATCCGAATACGCTGGGCTTATTTGAAACAGAAATTGAAGAAATGGCAAAGATTGTCCATGATGCTGGAGGTAAAATGTATTATGACGGGGCTAATTTAAATGCAATTATGGGCTATGCCCGTCCCGGCGATATGGGGTTTGATGCCGTACATTTAAACTTGCATAAAACCTTTACTGGACCCCATGGCGGTGGTGGACCCGGTTCTGGTCCTGTTGGCGTAACAGAAGAATTAAAGCCTTTCCTCCCTAAACCATTGTTAGAAAAGAGTGGAGATCGTTATTTATTTAAGGATGATCTGCCGCAATCCATTGGTAGAGTAAAACCGTATTATGGTAATTTTGGAATTTATTTAAGAGCCTATACGTATATCCGAACAATGGGAGCTGAAGGTTTGAAAAAGGTTAGTGAATACGCTGTGCTTAATGCTAACTATTTAATGCGTAATCTGGAAAAAGAATACGATCTTCCATTTAAGCAGCATTGCAAACATGAATTTGTTCTTTCCGGAAAACGACAGAAAAAACTGGGTGTACGTACTTTAGATATAGCAAAACGTTTATTAGACTATGGTTATCATCCACCGACAATTTACTTTCCTCTCAATGTCGAGGAAGCATTAATGATTGAGCCCACTGAAACCGAATCAAAAGAGACATTGGATGGTTTTATTGAAACAATGTTGCAGATAGCAAAAGAGGTTAGAGAGGAACCAGAATTAGTACAGGAAGCGCCACATCATACGATTGTTAAACGAATGGATGAAACGACAGCTGCTAGAAAACCAATTTTGCGGTATAAGCCTAAGTCAGAAGTTTGA